The window AGCGATCGAATTCAATTCTGGTTGTTGGGGTGGAAAGGGCATATTCGATCAGCTCCGGTGGCTGCTTCCAGTAGCGGGAAGCAATGCGCGCGGCCTCCGCTGAATGCTTGCCGGCCCAGATTCCCGCGCGCGCCACCCCCGAGACCAGTGCCTGCACGACCCGGGGCTCGCGCTCGAGCCATGCCTGTTTGACCAGGACCAGGTTGCAGATGAAATGGGGTCTTAATTCTTCAACATAAAGCAGGGCCCTGGCCTTTCCGGAGCGGATGGTCTGGGCCGCGAAGGGCTCACCGACAAAATAGGCGTCGAGCGCGGCGCTGGTCAAGGCCGAGGCCATGTCCGGCGGGTTCATTTCCACGATTTGAATGGCGGGATTCAGGGCCCTGGTTTCCATCAGGTGTAACATCTCGAGATAATGTCCTGAATAACGTGAGGGCACCGCCAGGGTTTTGCCTGCCAAGTCTTCGATGCGCCCGATATTCGATCCAACGCGTGTGACCAGGGTGCTTTCCTGGCGGTTGCCGATACACACGATCCTGACCTTTTCGCCCTGCTGGCGCAGGACCAGCGCCAGGGGCGCGATGATGAAGGCGGCATCAAGATGATCGTTGCGCAGCCCCTCCGCTATCTCGGCGAACGAGGCGAACTTGATGGCCAAGAAACGATAATCTCCATTCTTACGGCTGGCGTGATCCAGCAAAGGGGCCGCGAGGTTTGAGAGGACGGGCATATAGCCCATGCGGATAATCCGTCGGTCTTCTTGTTCGCCGTTGAATTGATGGTGCAGCAGGCTGATGATAACCAGCCAGCCGAGAGCGATGACAATATAGGTTCGGGCGGCCGTTGCCGCCCCCAGCCACCTTTTCGTGGGTTTCTCACACGGCATACGAAACCCCCTGCATCAGAAAGATCTCGTTGCGCAGCTGATTGAGCTCGTGGTGCTGGCGGAAATCCCGAGGGTGGGGAAAGTCGAGTCGGTGATTGAGCCTGACCTGGGCCGGCCGGCCATCCAGCACGACGATTCGGTCGCCCATGACCAGGGCGTCGTCAATGTCATGGGTGACGACCAGCGTGGTTTTGCCGACAAATTTGTGCATGTTGACGACTTCCTCCCGCATTTTCATGTGGGTCAGGAAATCCAGACCGCTGAAAGGCTCATCCATGATCAGAAGATTCGGATTGACGGCCAGGGCCCGGGCCAGTTCGGCGCGGCGTCGCATGCCTCCGGAAAGCTCGTGCGGGTAGTGATGCTCGAACCCTTCCAATTCCACGATCTCGATATATTCCGCCATTCTTTCCCTTTTGTCCAGTGGATTTTTCAGATTTCTCAGGCCCAGACCGACGTTTTCACTCACGGTCATCCAGGGGAGCAGGCCGTTGTGCTGAAAAACAAAGATGTGATCGGAATCCGGTTTGTGAACCCGACGGCCGTCGATGATCACCTCTCCGGAGCTTGCCGGTTCAAATCCGGCGATGATGCGCAGCAGGGTCGATTTGCCGCAGCCCGATTGGCCGAGAATGCAGACCATCTCGCCGTTTTTGATCTGCAGATTGATATTGTCGAGAACTGGAATACTCTCCCGATAGGCGATTTTGGGGTCATCGTGCTTGCGCCTTTGTTTGCGTCGGTTTCGATAGGCCTTGCAGATGGCGTTGATTTCTATCTGTCCCATATTGCTTATCCCCGTTCCGATTGAGACCAAGCGGTCGCTTCGCTACGTCCCAGTTCCCGCATGATGAGATCGAGCACCAGGCCGATCACCCCGATGACTATCATGCCGACCATGACGTAATCCATGCGCAGCGCGTTGCGCGAGTCCAGGATCAGATAGCCCAAACCGGATCTGACCGCTATCATTTCGGCGGCGACGACAACCAGCCAGGCTACCGACAGGGAAATCCGCAGCGCCGTGGTCGTGGCCGGGGTGATGGCCGGGAGTACGATTTTGGTGATGATTTCGATGCGGGTGAAATTGAAGTTGGCCGCAACCTGATAATACACCGGGTTGATCGCCTTGACGGCGATTGCCGTCGAGACTAGCAGGGGGAAAACAGCGGCCAGAAAAATCAGAAAGATCGCCGGCTGGTCGCCGATGCCGAACCAGAGCATCGCCAGCGGAATCCAGGCAATC of the Pseudomonadota bacterium genome contains:
- a CDS encoding ABC transporter ATP-binding protein — translated: MGQIEINAICKAYRNRRKQRRKHDDPKIAYRESIPVLDNINLQIKNGEMVCILGQSGCGKSTLLRIIAGFEPASSGEVIIDGRRVHKPDSDHIFVFQHNGLLPWMTVSENVGLGLRNLKNPLDKRERMAEYIEIVELEGFEHHYPHELSGGMRRRAELARALAVNPNLLIMDEPFSGLDFLTHMKMREEVVNMHKFVGKTTLVVTHDIDDALVMGDRIVVLDGRPAQVRLNHRLDFPHPRDFRQHHELNQLRNEIFLMQGVSYAV
- a CDS encoding ABC transporter permease — protein: MNAKKQPPQRWFNRQPLAPFGLALGLFLLAWELLARFSGWNVQVFPGPGQVFSSLGELLADGSLLRHTIASLFRVTVGFYLAVLVGIPLGIVLGRHQLVNAICNPIIQFLRPISPIAWIPLAMLWFGIGDQPAIFLIFLAAVFPLLVSTAIAVKAINPVYYQVAANFNFTRIEIITKIVLPAITPATTTALRISLSVAWLVVVAAEMIAVRSGLGYLILDSRNALRMDYVMVGMIVIGVIGLVLDLIMRELGRSEATAWSQSERG